The DNA window TTCATGTGTCTGCTCCTTTCATTATCAATTTTTTTAGTTTCTCTTATAGCTACCTTTAAAAATTAGCCTAATTGGAAGTTAAGTTAGGACACCATATTGCTATAATTGGCATCCTACCATACATCTCTTTTTTAGCCTAATGCTTATTTGGTTTAACTTTACCGTATATGAATAATGTAAGATATGTGTATGCTCTCACGTATGTCATACGCGGATTACATAGAAGATTCTTAAGATGCAACCTATGGAGTAATTTCCCTCTATAAAGTTGGTCATACACTTACTATTAACTACAATCTCATGTATATCGCCATCTTGTTTTAATCAAAATAATGATGATTTCTTCATAAAGTTCCTTTGCAATATTAATCAGATCCTTTATCAGCTATGCTTTTCTTTAACTCAACCCTTGTTTCCAATGAAAGTAATTTTTGCGCTGTAAAAATATCTGATGAAAAGCCAAACATATTTTTAGGATGTTTACTCTTACTACTACTTTCAAAATTAAATACAGCTATCTTTGGCTTAATGAGTACTATTTATCATATCTGTTTCGTATGTATAAGTTATTGTGCCTTTCTCTTCATTAACAATTACATGATCTGAAATCCAACTGCCCTTAAATGAGCCATTATTCGCATAACACTTTCCTCTTATGACCAACCCCTCAAAAGCTTGCTCAAAATAATCTACATAATAGTTCGGATTGTTATCCAATCCGCGATAACACCCTACCCATTGCCCCTTTAAATATGAATTTTCAAAATCATATTTTTAACAATAGGTACTGAGCTAAATAATAAAAATTCTATAAACTTAAATACTAGTCTGTACGTTCCTACTGAAACTGTCCCTCCCTATAATATACCCTACATTGGGTCGTCTTCCATAATAGGAAATATAATCCCCCATAAAAAAATAATATTATTGTTGTTAATGTAAACACTATTGATTTAAAAATACTATAAGTTTTCATTAGATACTCCTTTTGGCCTACAGGTGACAACTCTACCCAATTTTCTAATATCCCTAAACTGCAACATTTCAACCACTAAATTATAGCCTAAATCAATATTGTTTTTTATTATTAACCTACACGATATCCATTTGGTGTAAATTGTTTGTTAATATTTGCATGAAAATACTTTCCTTTGGATTCTGCAGATTCAAATTCATACCACATATACTCAGGAAAATCTGGGTATTGCCATATAACGTTATTAGATTTAAATTCAATTTCTAATATTCCTGATGGAAAATCATATCCTATACTTTCAATCGCTTCAGATTCAACATACTTTCTATCCATTACTTTCACTCTCCTTATCAAAGTTTTTGTTCACGTATTTTTGTGACGACAGACTTATAATCTTCAGGATCAGCTGTGAATGTTTTGCTCCAACATTCAATTAGTTTTGGATCCGCACTGTCTGGTCTTGGATTTTGCAGTGGTAATCTAATTCTTGATGGAATTCTTATTGCTTCCCCCACTACCACTGCTTCTCCAATTCTTAAAGATGGTAAAAGATTAATAAGACTATTCATATTATCTGGTGCTAAAGATTTAACTATTGATTGATCCATTGAATTAGTTAAGCGTAATGCTATAAATGTTCCGACTTGTGCAAGAATGGTTTCCGAAATCTCAGAAGGTCGTTGCGAAATAACCATTGCTCCTACTCCAAATTTACGCCCCTCTTTAAATATACGTTCAACAGCAGTCTTAGCATATGTTATGCTCTCACTTTTACCAAGATAAGTATGGGCTTCGTCGTAAGCTAATAACAAAGGTCTATTTTTACCAGTATAACTTTCGTATCTACCCCAAAACATACTATCATAAATAAAACGAGTTATAAGTCCCACTGTAATATCCAAAACTT is part of the Vallitalea longa genome and encodes:
- a CDS encoding KTSC domain-containing protein: MDRKYVESEAIESIGYDFPSGILEIEFKSNNVIWQYPDFPEYMWYEFESAESKGKYFHANINKQFTPNGYRVG